cactcatcatttgcacacacacacgtgtTCGGGAGGAAACTCGAATCGCATTATAGGAACCCGATCcattaaccatcccgaggggcaggcagaCCGGGTTTGAATTCTGAATGGATCCCGGAGAAAACCCCCTGAGGTCAATCGAAatatccatatttcaggcagatttATTTAATAGGATGGGCAGAGCGAGGCTCTTTAACTATTCATATCCTTGACATTTTGTATAAGATCACTCTCAACTATTAATTATTGACATGTTTCTTTAAAAGACTGAACTTCATATTAACGTTACGTCAACATTTTTTTAAAGAGGCCGAACACTACTAACCATAACATAATTCTTtggtaataaatataaataatacttattaaCTTAACATTGTATAATAATAATTGATGATATATGATACTGATGATATATGAAAGAAAAGTTTTGTTGTATGGACCACCAAAAGAATAATTAAATAATTCCAAGTGGAACTTGAGCTTacgtcttttttaaaaaaaaaaaagcagaaTATTATATAACTCGAGAAAAGCGCTAGGTACAACAAATGTTACAACGCATAAGCGTAAAGATGTCGAGCTAGAATCCTACGCCAACTAATTACATGTGAACAAAACGCACCAAAATATAGAAAAATTAATTATACAAGTAAAGATCTTGGATTGTGAAGCCAATTGTGCCATTCAATTTTTCTCTTCTTGCATCGTTTCGCAACCCAATCATAACTCAAGACTTGAATTTCACTAAGTGCATTCGGAGGAGTCTAAGAAGTCTTCTTAAAAACTTTTTGattcctatttttccaaataaggtAGCCGCATATCCATTCAACCGCTTGCCATAATTTACCACCCAATTCGGAACAAGTCGAAGGAACACAACCGCGAAGGAGCTTCCGTCTTTATATTTCAATAAACTCAATATTTATGATTGAAAACGACCACGATGACGTTAATGTGCCTATCAGGTCATTTTTGCTGTAAAAGGACACTCCCAACAACGCTAAGTCGGGAGTGGTTTAAGTACGTTTTAATCAAAATCCTCCAGTACATCAAAAAGATTATATGTATAGTGTTTTTATGTAACAATCTAAATGTTCATATAAATGTTATCTAACgattatatttatttacttttactgattagtattagtataaaaataaaaatgaggTGAGGAGTATGTTTCTCGGAATGGGAGATTGCTACAAATCTTTTAATCTACTTCCTCTCCCAACCAGTCTCCTATACTTAGTAATTTCAAACTTCTACCCTTAATTTTTGCTTCATTTTTATAACTTGTTACGACTTTTCAATTTCTATCACAACAAATCAAAAAGAAACCAACATCCACATTTACATTCAATAACATAACATGTCATCCTTAATACGTGTTTTCCTACTTTTTTCTCTCTATGTCACAACTTATGCTCGGGTGCACCCTGTGGTGCACCCGGCCCAAACCTTACCTAGACCTGCAGCCGTGAAACCTGACGTGGTTTCAAAGGCATGTGATCCATCTGTTGACAAGGCATTATGCGTTTCGGTCCTAAAATCCCAAAAATTTAGCGACGTGAATGATTTAAAACAAGCGACATTTGTGGCCATTCAAACAGCATCCCAAGAAGCGGTTGCAACATCCGAGATGATAAAAGCTACTAGACAAAAGGAAGAGAATAAAGAAGTTGAGGAAGATGAAATAGAAGAAGAGACGTTAGCAGATTGTGCCATGAGTTATCTCAGTATCGTTGAAATGTTGGCAGATGCCACGAGTGCATTGATGACTGGACCTCAAACCGATGTGACGGTTGATGTCAAGGCGGCGTTGTCCACGTCAGACACATGTGAAATGAGTATTGCTGGAGGGAGGAAGAGTCGACAAGTAGAAGAAGTGGCGAAAAAGAATGCAAATATGAAGAAGTTATGCTCAAATGCTTTGGGAGTTTATGATGTTTTTGCTAAAGGACATTGATTTTGGTTATTTGATTAATAGGTTTGATTTTGATtattatgtgtatatgtatatattatgtttTTTTAGAATTTTTGAGGAACTATTTAGTTGGTAGCTAACATGTTAAATTATCGGTGTTAATTTACTACGGAGTAATGTGTTATCTTAACATGTCCAAGATTGTTTAGAATATAATTAACGGTTTAATTAAACTCAATTTTAATgtgttatatgtatacattgttTCTAGTCTATTGAGCATGTTGTCCTTAAAGCATTGCTAATGAGTAGGTTGAGTCGGTTTTAGAGGATCCATTGAATATTTTCAATGGTCGTCTtgaagtatttaaaaaaaaaaaaataaatcttgGAAGTATGTTCTAGTGATCTTCCTGAAGTATTTAATTGGTAGTTAACATGTTACTTATCATCAATGTTAATTATACTAAGGAGTAAATAGTTAACCTATCCAAGATTGTTtagaatttaaatttaaatttaaataacggTTAAATTAAACTCaattttaatatgtatatacatatacatatatacaaatacatatacatatagatgtTTTCTAGTCCGATGAGTATGTTCAGTGGCGAGTTTATTTGTTGTCCCGTGGAGTCACGGGACACCGCTAGTTCGAAAAAATTTAGTAGAAAATACCctgtaaattgtataggacaccactaaatttaattgGAGGACCCCATATCTTTTGAGAATTTAAAGTTTTTCCTTTAAAATATATAGGACACAACTATATTTAACTACTCGAACCCAATATATTTTCCGAAACTTGTAGTTTTTTGAaagtaaataattattaaaatagcattcaaatataattagttttgaaaaaaaaaattaggacTCCATTGAGCTTCCATTCTGGAATCGCCAATGAGTATGTTGTTCTTCAAGCATTGCTAATGATTATAGCTCGCAACCTGGTCAGGTTAGGTCCGTTCTGTTGAATATTTTTAACTTGGCCTTCTAATGGTTAAACATTTAATTTTATGTGCTTGATTCAATGTAGGAAAACGTTAAGAGTCTAACCTGGTTTACAAGATATCTTGGCCCAACTACCCAAACTAGTCTTATTTGCTGAGTGGGCTTGATGACTCTCGGGCCCGAGGtttccatttatttattttgtattataGTGTGTCAAATATTTTACAAAAAGAATTTCGACTCTTTCATCAGagattaaaacttaatgtaaatggACACATTCATTTAGCAGTTATTTGTGATCACTGGTGCATAGCTTTccatttatttatttgattttattattgtttattcatcattattattatttgtttttgTTACTTTGATCT
This genomic stretch from Rutidosis leptorrhynchoides isolate AG116_Rl617_1_P2 chromosome 11, CSIRO_AGI_Rlap_v1, whole genome shotgun sequence harbors:
- the LOC139874719 gene encoding uncharacterized protein, with product MSSLIRVFLLFSLYVTTYARVHPVVHPAQTLPRPAAVKPDVVSKACDPSVDKALCVSVLKSQKFSDVNDLKQATFVAIQTASQEAVATSEMIKATRQKEENKEVEEDEIEEETLADCAMSYLSIVEMLADATSALMTGPQTDVTVDVKAALSTSDTCEMSIAGGRKSRQVEEVAKKNANMKKLCSNALGVYDVFAKGH